Proteins found in one Enterococcus sp. 9D6_DIV0238 genomic segment:
- the dhaS gene encoding dihydroxyacetone kinase transcriptional activator DhaS: MTGSLITKKKIAKVFKKLVGEIGFEKVTIAKIMKESKMRRQTFYDHFQDKYELADWIFQQEAIEKIEDNLAYEGWQTIVENLFVYFEENQLFYRKILQFDGQNSFQEYYTQHLKSLIRQVLIVKAGTEKEREHQEQLFLEDFYATAFVSMTTKWLIGGCPVSSEQFAKQMRIAFLMGFDEKE, encoded by the coding sequence ATGACAGGATCATTGATTACAAAGAAGAAAATTGCTAAGGTCTTTAAAAAGCTGGTTGGAGAAATCGGATTTGAAAAAGTCACGATTGCGAAAATCATGAAGGAAAGTAAGATGAGACGGCAAACATTTTATGATCATTTTCAAGATAAATATGAATTGGCAGACTGGATTTTTCAACAAGAAGCAATTGAAAAAATCGAAGATAATTTGGCTTATGAGGGCTGGCAGACCATCGTAGAGAATCTGTTTGTCTATTTTGAAGAAAATCAATTGTTTTATAGAAAAATCTTGCAGTTTGACGGTCAAAATTCGTTTCAGGAATACTATACACAGCATTTGAAATCACTGATCAGACAAGTTCTGATCGTTAAAGCTGGTACTGAAAAAGAGAGAGAGCATCAGGAACAATTATTTTTAGAAGACTTTTATGCGACAGCTTTTGTTTCGATGACGACAAAATGGCTCATTGGAGGCTGTCCAGTTAGTTCGGAACAATTTGCGAAGCAAATGAGGATCGCATTTTTGATGGGCTTTGATGAAAAAGAATAG
- a CDS encoding dihydroxyacetone kinase subunit DhaK, which produces MKQLINTSGQIRQQLLAGLTYTYNDKLNWQPETGIVTKKVINEQKVVLISGGGCGHEPAHVGYIGDNMLDCAVMGTIFEPPSSSEILQAIEQTYNGRGTLLIIKNFEKDVTCFLEAERLAKEKGLHISHVIVDDDCSIESGTFEKRRRGVAGTVFVHKILGAAAAEGKTLGELQTLGETLIPLIKTLGVAFSPASPIGMIPQQYTLAEDEMYFGIGIHGEPGYRIEKMQSSERIAIELVNKLTQQYTKSELKNTAVLVNGLGGTPLLELGIFMNDVQQLLEIEDIPVTYKQIGNFLTAYNTNGLSLTLLNLKDDQWLNYLKLPTDAFGWK; this is translated from the coding sequence ATGAAACAACTGATCAACACCAGCGGGCAAATAAGACAGCAATTACTCGCGGGATTAACATATACTTATAATGACAAGTTAAATTGGCAGCCGGAAACTGGCATCGTCACCAAAAAAGTCATCAATGAACAAAAAGTTGTATTGATCAGCGGCGGTGGCTGCGGCCATGAGCCAGCTCATGTCGGCTATATTGGCGATAACATGTTGGATTGTGCCGTTATGGGAACGATTTTTGAGCCTCCAAGTAGTTCAGAAATCCTTCAAGCAATTGAGCAGACGTATAATGGACGCGGAACGTTATTGATCATCAAGAATTTTGAAAAAGATGTAACATGCTTCCTTGAAGCGGAACGGCTGGCAAAAGAAAAAGGATTGCATATTTCTCATGTCATTGTAGATGACGATTGTTCCATCGAAAGCGGAACCTTTGAAAAAAGGCGTCGAGGAGTGGCAGGTACTGTGTTTGTCCATAAGATCCTAGGAGCGGCCGCAGCAGAAGGGAAAACACTTGGTGAGCTGCAAACACTAGGAGAAACATTGATTCCTTTGATCAAAACACTTGGTGTGGCTTTTTCACCTGCTTCACCGATCGGGATGATCCCGCAACAATATACATTAGCGGAGGACGAAATGTACTTTGGTATCGGCATCCACGGAGAGCCAGGCTATCGCATCGAAAAAATGCAGTCCTCGGAGCGGATTGCAATAGAACTCGTCAATAAGTTAACGCAGCAATATACAAAAAGTGAATTGAAAAATACCGCTGTTTTAGTTAACGGACTAGGCGGCACGCCGCTACTTGAACTGGGCATCTTCATGAACGATGTCCAACAATTATTAGAAATCGAAGATATTCCTGTGACCTATAAGCAAATAGGTAACTTTTTGACTGCGTATAATACAAATGGTCTGTCGCTCACACTTCTGAACCTAAAAGATGATCAATGGCTAAATTACTTAAAATTGCCGACAGATGCTTTTGGCTGGAAATAA
- the dhaK gene encoding dihydroxyacetone kinase subunit DhaK, whose amino-acid sequence MKKIINQAQNVVPEMVQGFVRAHQENIQQVPDTFVLKQKEIQKQVALISGGGSGHEPAHAGFVGSGMLQAAVCGQVFTSPTPDQIFEGIKAIDQGQGVVMVVKNYSGDIMNFDMAKDLAEMEGIKVGTVVVDDDIAVEDSTYTQGKRGVAGTILVHKILGAAARNGASVEELVTLGEKVVENLKTIGVALTGATVPEVGKPGFVLADDEIEFGVGIHGEPGYKREKIKPSKEMAQELISKLKTAFGWKAGDRFAILVNGLGSTPLMEQYIFYADAMRLLETDGVEVAFSKVGNYMTSLEMAGLSVTLLKVEDEWIEALKEEVDTVAW is encoded by the coding sequence ATGAAGAAAATCATCAATCAAGCACAAAACGTCGTTCCAGAAATGGTACAAGGCTTTGTTCGTGCACATCAAGAGAATATTCAGCAAGTACCAGACACATTTGTTTTGAAACAAAAGGAAATTCAAAAGCAGGTTGCATTGATCAGCGGCGGTGGGAGTGGTCATGAGCCAGCTCATGCTGGATTTGTTGGTTCTGGAATGCTGCAGGCAGCGGTATGCGGACAAGTATTTACTTCACCCACACCAGATCAAATTTTTGAAGGAATCAAGGCAATCGACCAAGGGCAAGGAGTTGTAATGGTCGTAAAAAATTATTCTGGTGACATCATGAATTTCGATATGGCAAAAGATCTAGCAGAAATGGAAGGGATCAAGGTCGGTACAGTCGTTGTAGATGATGATATCGCAGTAGAGGATAGTACGTATACACAGGGAAAACGTGGGGTAGCCGGAACGATTTTGGTGCATAAAATATTAGGTGCGGCAGCTCGTAACGGCGCTTCTGTAGAAGAACTAGTGACACTTGGTGAAAAGGTTGTCGAAAATTTGAAAACGATCGGTGTGGCATTAACAGGTGCAACTGTACCGGAAGTAGGAAAACCAGGATTTGTTTTAGCTGATGATGAGATCGAATTTGGTGTAGGTATCCATGGCGAACCCGGTTATAAACGTGAAAAAATCAAACCTTCGAAAGAAATGGCACAAGAATTGATTTCTAAACTGAAAACAGCTTTTGGCTGGAAAGCAGGCGATCGTTTTGCAATTCTAGTGAATGGATTAGGTAGTACACCATTGATGGAGCAATACATTTTTTATGCTGATGCCATGCGTTTATTAGAGACAGATGGCGTTGAAGTTGCCTTTTCAAAAGTTGGAAACTATATGACTTCATTAGAAATGGCGGGACTTTCTGTTACGTTATTGAAAGTTGAAGATGAATGGATCGAAGCTTTGAAAGAAGAAGTAGATACAGTTGCTTGGTGA
- the dhaL gene encoding dihydroxyacetone kinase subunit DhaL → MFTVENLKTALQLFKDKIDKNKDYLSELDTPIGDGDHGNNMSRGMEAVSESLQGKAPETIQDVFKLTAMALISKVGGASGPLYGTAMMEMAKASATTSEALPILEAGLAGIEKRGNSQPGEKTMLDLWAPAIEAVRSGNVTLEDLQSAVDKTKDIVATKGRASYVGERSVGHIDPGAMSSLYFFESLMEAGVFND, encoded by the coding sequence ATGTTTACTGTTGAAAATTTAAAGACAGCTTTACAGCTATTTAAAGACAAAATCGATAAAAATAAAGACTATTTGAGTGAACTTGATACGCCTATCGGTGATGGAGATCATGGGAATAATATGTCTCGGGGAATGGAAGCTGTCAGTGAGAGTCTTCAAGGTAAAGCTCCTGAAACGATCCAAGATGTATTCAAATTGACTGCAATGGCGTTGATCAGTAAAGTCGGAGGAGCTTCCGGTCCGCTCTATGGAACGGCTATGATGGAGATGGCAAAAGCTTCTGCAACAACTTCTGAAGCACTGCCTATTTTAGAAGCAGGTTTAGCTGGGATCGAAAAACGCGGCAATAGCCAACCGGGTGAAAAAACAATGCTTGATTTATGGGCGCCTGCGATCGAAGCTGTACGATCAGGAAATGTAACATTGGAAGATTTACAGTCAGCTGTAGATAAAACCAAAGATATCGTAGCAACAAAAGGACGTGCTTCTTATGTAGGGGAGCGTTCTGTCGGTCATATTGATCCAGGCGCGATGTCGAGTCTTTATTTCTTTGAATCATTAATGGAAGCAGGTGTTTTTAATGACTAG
- the dhaM gene encoding dihydroxyacetone kinase phosphoryl donor subunit DhaM codes for MTSGIVIVSHVKEIGEGVDRLIKEVAKDVPITVAAGLDQGEVGTSFERIMAAFEENPAQQLLAFYDLGSAKMNLEMAIDMTEKEVLLFDTALVESAYTAAALLQVDTPLEAIEEQLVPLKIK; via the coding sequence ATGACTAGTGGTATCGTGATTGTTTCACATGTAAAGGAAATTGGAGAAGGTGTGGACCGTTTGATCAAAGAAGTCGCTAAAGACGTTCCGATCACTGTGGCAGCTGGCTTAGATCAGGGAGAAGTAGGAACATCCTTTGAAAGGATCATGGCAGCGTTTGAAGAAAATCCAGCACAGCAGCTCTTAGCTTTTTACGATTTGGGCAGTGCCAAAATGAATTTGGAGATGGCCATCGACATGACAGAAAAAGAAGTATTGTTATTTGATACTGCTTTGGTGGAAAGTGCGTATACAGCTGCCGCTTTATTACAAGTAGATACACCGCTAGAGGCTATTGAGGAGCAGTTAGTGCCCTTAAAAATAAAATAA
- a CDS encoding glycerol dehydrogenase gives MRKAFISPTKYVQGEDELLNLGYFVTTFGKKALLIAHPEDVKRVKDKLDKTAETFNVSFVESNFHGEASRVEVARLQKVATENECDCVIGLGGGKAIDTAKCVAEGHNLIIVPTIVATDAPTSHSAVLYTEDGQFDDYAYFVQSPSVVLIDTVVIANAPTRFLVSGMGDALSTYFEARATHNSYSNVNAGLPCGAREGVCPPAKGTNTALALAKLCYETILEDGLKAKEASDNNVVTPALENIIEANILLSGLGFESAGLAAIHAIHDGLTILHDAHGATHGEKVAFSTICQLVLENAPKAELYEVLDFALSIGLPVCLADLGVKEITDAELTEVAEKSCIPEESIHSMPFPISVEQVKAAIIVADKIGSSYKQQSN, from the coding sequence ATGAGAAAAGCATTTATTAGCCCCACAAAGTATGTTCAAGGTGAAGATGAGTTGTTGAATTTAGGATATTTTGTTACAACATTCGGTAAAAAAGCGTTATTGATCGCTCATCCAGAAGATGTGAAACGAGTCAAAGATAAGCTGGATAAAACAGCGGAAACATTCAATGTATCTTTTGTAGAAAGTAATTTCCATGGTGAAGCTTCACGAGTGGAAGTTGCTCGTTTACAAAAAGTAGCTACCGAAAATGAGTGTGACTGTGTGATCGGCTTGGGTGGCGGTAAGGCGATCGATACGGCAAAATGTGTGGCTGAAGGTCACAATTTGATCATTGTTCCGACAATCGTTGCAACAGATGCACCAACAAGTCACTCTGCTGTTCTTTATACAGAAGATGGACAATTTGATGATTATGCTTATTTTGTTCAAAGTCCAAGTGTGGTCTTGATCGATACAGTGGTGATCGCAAATGCACCGACACGTTTCTTGGTTTCTGGTATGGGAGACGCGTTATCTACTTATTTTGAAGCAAGAGCAACACATAATTCTTATTCCAATGTCAATGCAGGTTTGCCGTGCGGCGCTCGTGAAGGGGTTTGTCCGCCTGCTAAAGGAACAAATACTGCGTTGGCTTTAGCAAAATTATGCTATGAAACGATTTTAGAAGATGGATTAAAAGCCAAAGAAGCATCAGACAATAATGTAGTGACTCCAGCATTAGAAAACATTATCGAAGCGAATATCTTACTTTCAGGTTTAGGCTTTGAAAGTGCTGGATTAGCAGCAATCCATGCAATTCATGATGGTTTGACGATTTTACATGATGCTCATGGTGCCACACATGGGGAAAAAGTTGCATTTAGCACGATTTGTCAGTTAGTATTGGAAAATGCACCAAAAGCAGAATTATATGAAGTGTTGGACTTTGCTTTATCCATTGGGTTACCTGTTTGTTTAGCAGATTTAGGTGTAAAAGAAATTACAGATGCTGAATTGACAGAAGTGGCAGAAAAATCATGTATTCCAGAAGAATCCATTCATTCGATGCCGTTTCCGATTTCTGTTGAACAAGTAAAGGCAGCAATCATTGTTGCAGACAAGATCGGCAGTTCCTACAAACAACAAAGCAACTAG
- a CDS encoding MucBP domain-containing protein produces the protein MLKNKLSILFFTLVSVCFLILDAKPTFAAAEGTLNIHVQSSNAAHPIEGSYFTITGITDPSYFQLVKTDTQGRLSLPLPVGDYTIRQIATTSARENVGISSIGYSRTILAGQTATAEGSALYIGGDYAFVDSPDIVYLNKGDYFDSSIAAQGIRAFNLNFGPVLGTEKKAGGTFFEYYNNVNTAVPGEYISVYLALQNSFSTRTTHVLKVVVLDTPVVAGDVTIKYLDQNGDELIPAQTINGNVGDTFDTSTDQYQLTIDGYSLDTSKLPFNMTGTFTDTPQTVSYVYTKNPVPAGDVTIQYLDQNGIEISPAQTINGNIGDFFDASTDQYQLTIDGYSLDTSKLPFNMTGTFTDTPQTVSYVYTKNPVPAGDVTIQYLDQNGIEISPAQTINGNIGDSFDASTDQYQLAIDGYSLDTSKLPFNMTGTFTDTAQIVSYVYTKNPVPAGDITIQYLDQNGKQIHSSQVVSGNIGDILDTLKDTYQLTIEGYSLDFSQLPKNITFNEHTQIISYVYTENSAPSPINSKTNSNTAIVNTSLAPAQAKAQLPKTGESDSPTIKIIEMLFLLILTFFTFIRWKKIAK, from the coding sequence ATGTTAAAAAATAAATTATCTATCCTTTTCTTTACGCTAGTATCTGTTTGCTTTTTGATCTTAGATGCTAAACCAACTTTCGCTGCCGCTGAAGGAACCCTGAACATTCATGTACAAAGCTCTAATGCCGCTCATCCAATCGAGGGATCTTATTTCACAATCACTGGGATCACTGACCCTTCCTATTTCCAATTAGTGAAAACAGACACTCAAGGCAGATTGTCACTTCCACTTCCTGTTGGTGATTACACTATCCGTCAAATTGCAACGACTTCTGCTAGAGAAAATGTAGGTATTTCTTCTATTGGCTACAGTAGAACCATTTTAGCTGGTCAAACGGCTACCGCAGAAGGAAGTGCACTTTATATCGGTGGAGATTATGCTTTTGTAGATAGCCCCGATATTGTCTATTTAAACAAAGGGGATTATTTTGATTCAAGTATTGCTGCTCAGGGAATTAGAGCCTTCAATCTCAATTTTGGTCCCGTTTTGGGTACAGAAAAAAAAGCAGGTGGCACATTCTTTGAGTACTACAACAATGTGAATACTGCTGTTCCTGGTGAGTATATTTCTGTTTATCTTGCGCTGCAAAATTCATTCAGTACAAGAACCACGCATGTCTTAAAAGTGGTCGTTTTAGATACTCCTGTAGTAGCTGGTGATGTAACGATCAAGTATCTTGATCAAAACGGAGATGAGCTTATTCCTGCTCAGACAATCAACGGTAACGTAGGGGACACTTTTGATACTTCCACAGATCAATACCAGTTAACTATTGATGGGTATTCTTTAGATACTTCGAAACTTCCTTTTAATATGACTGGTACGTTTACTGATACTCCACAAACTGTTTCTTATGTATATACTAAAAATCCTGTTCCTGCTGGCGATGTTACTATTCAGTACCTTGATCAAAATGGTATCGAAATCAGTCCTGCCCAAACTATCAATGGGAATATAGGCGATTTCTTTGACGCTTCCACAGATCAGTACCAATTAACTATTGACGGGTATTCTTTAGATACTTCAAAATTGCCTTTTAATATGACTGGTACGTTTACTGATACTCCACAAACTGTTTCTTATGTATATACTAAAAATCCTGTTCCTGCTGGCGATGTTACTATTCAGTACCTTGATCAAAATGGTATCGAAATCAGTCCTGCCCAAACTATCAATGGGAATATAGGCGATTCCTTTGACGCTTCCACAGATCAGTACCAGTTAGCTATTGACGGATATTCTTTAGATACTTCGAAACTTCCTTTTAATATGACGGGCACGTTCACTGACACTGCTCAAATTGTTTCTTATGTGTATACAAAAAATCCTGTTCCTGCTGGTGATATTACTATTCAGTACCTTGATCAAAATGGAAAACAGATTCATTCATCTCAAGTTGTTAGCGGAAATATTGGAGATATTTTAGATACTTTAAAAGACACCTATCAACTAACGATTGAAGGATACTCCTTAGATTTTTCTCAATTGCCTAAAAATATTACTTTCAATGAGCATACTCAAATAATTTCTTATGTATATACAGAAAATTCAGCTCCATCACCAATCAATTCAAAAACAAATTCAAATACAGCAATTGTGAATACGTCCCTTGCTCCAGCACAGGCGAAAGCACAGTTGCCTAAGACAGGGGAAAGTGATTCTCCTACTATAAAGATTATTGAAATGCTATTTCTTTTGATTCTTACTTTTTTTACCTTTATCCGGTGGAAAAAAATAGCTAAATAG
- a CDS encoding helix-turn-helix domain-containing protein codes for MKLGNYLKEERNKKNLTQQQVAEKIHVSRQTISNWENEHSYPDLESLVSLSDLYEVSLDRLLKGDQQIVTFYSDLAKVNRKTTIIFYFFYFLNVLLAPMTIFFDFFYDNTGVTPFSVLLHGGLTINLFFLIMFKLLLTSDTFSKINIRNSLFFIGIFSVILISFAYFSNLENSIDDYIKLGFSLGEYAFMSVKSLSVLMLFLYPRSIKK; via the coding sequence ATGAAATTAGGAAATTATTTGAAAGAAGAACGAAATAAGAAAAATTTGACCCAACAACAAGTTGCTGAAAAGATCCATGTTTCTAGGCAGACGATCTCAAATTGGGAAAACGAACATAGCTATCCCGATTTAGAAAGCCTGGTCTCTTTAAGCGATTTATATGAAGTTTCATTAGATCGATTGCTAAAAGGAGACCAACAAATCGTCACCTTTTACAGTGATTTAGCAAAGGTGAATAGAAAAACGACAATTATTTTTTATTTCTTTTACTTTCTTAATGTACTTCTAGCTCCTATGACTATTTTTTTTGACTTTTTTTATGATAATACTGGAGTAACGCCCTTTTCAGTATTGTTACATGGGGGCTTAACGATCAATCTCTTTTTTCTAATTATGTTTAAATTACTACTAACTTCAGATACTTTTTCTAAAATAAATATTCGCAATAGTTTATTCTTCATAGGGATATTTAGTGTCATTCTGATTTCATTTGCCTATTTCTCTAATTTAGAAAATAGTATAGATGACTATATTAAACTTGGCTTTTCTTTAGGAGAGTATGCCTTTATGTCTGTCAAATCTTTAAGTGTTCTGATGCTCTTTCTTTATCCTCGCAGTATCAAAAAATAA
- a CDS encoding LytTR family DNA-binding domain-containing protein, producing the protein MLEQVKCNLYMFEENETAQEKLAKHLADYNGRLKIKAYFDDSADKFLKRVNVAQGNTIVLMRTEKGWEKLTSKIKRMQCSFQFIYICKEGFDLVQMVNEGYSEESFIIFENTQDISCQFQKILKKIEQNLLERMSSNNNLLISYKQEDIIIPWEEITFIETIKEERNYMMVYTEHGKHIAKGTLGKLKESISSKQIYKDLKSYIINLNKVKKVNLDDNYIEFLDQQKIYFSTKVMLKLKRELKDLYRVNA; encoded by the coding sequence ATGCTAGAGCAGGTGAAGTGTAATTTGTATATGTTTGAAGAAAATGAAACTGCTCAGGAAAAATTGGCAAAGCACTTGGCCGATTATAATGGTCGATTAAAAATCAAAGCGTATTTTGATGACTCTGCAGACAAGTTTTTAAAAAGAGTAAACGTTGCACAAGGAAATACGATCGTCTTGATGAGAACTGAAAAAGGATGGGAAAAGCTGACTAGTAAAATTAAAAGAATGCAGTGTTCCTTCCAATTTATTTACATATGTAAAGAAGGGTTTGACCTAGTTCAAATGGTGAACGAAGGATATAGTGAGGAATCATTTATTATCTTTGAGAATACACAGGATATCAGCTGTCAATTTCAAAAAATATTAAAAAAAATAGAGCAGAATCTGCTGGAACGCATGAGTAGTAACAATAATTTGCTGATCAGCTACAAACAAGAAGATATCATTATTCCTTGGGAGGAGATTACGTTTATCGAGACAATCAAAGAGGAACGTAATTATATGATGGTTTACACAGAACATGGTAAACACATTGCGAAAGGCACCTTAGGGAAATTAAAAGAGAGTATATCATCTAAACAAATTTATAAAGATTTAAAATCATATATTATTAATCTTAATAAAGTAAAAAAAGTAAATTTAGATGATAATTATATTGAATTTTTAGATCAACAAAAAATATATTTTAGCACAAAAGTGATGTTGAAACTTAAAAGAGAATTAAAGGATTTGTACCGAGTAAATGCATAA
- a CDS encoding WxL domain-containing protein translates to MKKTAIYSSLLLSTVILASVGGTKALAAPQGEMSTDTHIEFSGHTPNPNPEGDLNLIWVPTTFEFGNHDVADNATASTSYEMQNPLPKYTVVEDKRTDAHGQWTVKAASSELKSGSNSLAGAQINITNTAVKQYTPTDNTVVPESTGAIVDAPGSWSNVTVSSNIQLAAGGAAQEVMTATGSAVENGKYAAEFGNVTLQVPQSQAKEGNYTGTVTWTLEDTL, encoded by the coding sequence ATGAAAAAAACAGCAATTTATTCTTCACTACTTTTATCAACAGTGATTTTAGCTAGTGTTGGAGGAACTAAGGCTTTAGCAGCACCTCAAGGTGAAATGAGTACAGACACACACATCGAATTTTCTGGACACACACCAAATCCTAATCCAGAGGGCGACTTGAATTTGATTTGGGTTCCAACAACGTTTGAATTTGGTAATCATGATGTGGCAGATAATGCGACTGCAAGTACATCGTACGAAATGCAAAATCCATTACCAAAATATACAGTCGTTGAAGATAAAAGAACAGATGCTCACGGTCAATGGACTGTAAAAGCTGCTTCAAGTGAATTGAAATCTGGTTCTAATTCGTTAGCTGGAGCACAAATCAATATCACAAATACGGCAGTAAAACAATATACACCGACAGATAATACTGTTGTCCCAGAGTCAACTGGAGCAATCGTTGACGCACCGGGTTCATGGTCAAATGTGACAGTTTCATCGAACATCCAGTTAGCTGCTGGCGGTGCTGCACAAGAAGTAATGACAGCAACAGGTTCTGCTGTTGAAAACGGGAAATATGCAGCTGAATTTGGAAATGTTACGCTGCAAGTTCCTCAAAGTCAGGCAAAAGAAGGAAATTATACTGGTACGGTCACTTGGACACTAGAAGATACACTGTAA
- a CDS encoding DUF916 and DUF3324 domain-containing protein: MNSKIKRTLFIGAIVFILGSGFPLFTFAEKDTVVEKNVGFSVQAIRPETQVDPSLSFFYPAVVPGEKQILQLKIVNTSGEKLALDLNIVNASTSINGNIDYSQVNAQLDESLKTPLTKLVSIADPSLTLKKDETKVVEIKISPSAEAFSGVKLGAIRVLKHLDEGKKNKGVATNYGYTIGILLTEDKKPYNVGGDLLYKTAAAKIINGYKTAAVNFQNPNPYVIQNLEMSAKLYKKGSSKVIGEKNLENMSIAPNTSFDFPIQLGLGNLEAGSYRVKITAQNDQDSWNWDEEFTVSPKQASEVNKKSVYKLTLPKMYNYLFALLAGLTIAAIALLQFFSLKNKKKQKKKIDKRKGKREKRKTHET, from the coding sequence ATGAATTCAAAAATAAAAAGAACTCTTTTTATAGGAGCAATAGTTTTTATCTTAGGCAGCGGGTTTCCGCTTTTTACTTTTGCCGAAAAAGATACAGTTGTAGAAAAAAATGTAGGTTTTTCTGTTCAAGCTATTCGTCCTGAAACACAAGTAGATCCAAGCTTAAGCTTTTTTTATCCGGCAGTCGTTCCTGGTGAAAAACAAATTTTACAGCTAAAAATAGTAAATACTAGCGGTGAAAAGCTTGCTTTAGATCTTAATATAGTGAATGCTTCAACCAGCATCAACGGAAATATCGATTATAGTCAGGTGAACGCCCAATTAGATGAGAGCTTAAAAACGCCATTGACTAAATTGGTATCGATCGCTGATCCATCACTGACCTTAAAAAAGGATGAAACGAAAGTCGTTGAAATTAAAATCAGTCCTTCAGCAGAGGCTTTCTCAGGTGTTAAGCTGGGTGCGATCAGAGTATTGAAACATCTAGATGAAGGGAAAAAAAATAAAGGCGTTGCGACAAATTATGGCTATACTATAGGCATTTTGTTAACAGAGGATAAAAAGCCATACAATGTCGGTGGTGATTTACTCTATAAAACGGCAGCAGCAAAAATTATTAATGGCTATAAAACAGCAGCAGTCAATTTTCAAAATCCTAATCCATATGTGATTCAAAACTTGGAGATGTCTGCAAAGCTGTATAAAAAAGGCAGTAGTAAAGTGATCGGAGAAAAGAATTTAGAGAATATGTCTATTGCGCCTAACACATCTTTTGATTTTCCTATTCAATTAGGCTTAGGTAATCTTGAAGCAGGCTCCTATAGGGTGAAAATCACTGCTCAAAATGATCAAGATTCCTGGAATTGGGATGAAGAATTTACTGTCAGTCCAAAGCAAGCATCTGAAGTGAATAAAAAATCAGTGTATAAATTGACCTTACCCAAAATGTATAATTATTTGTTTGCTCTATTGGCAGGTCTAACTATAGCAGCAATTGCTTTGTTACAATTTTTCTCGCTTAAGAATAAAAAGAAACAAAAAAAGAAAATAGATAAACGTAAAGGAAAAAGAGAAAAGAGGAAAACGCATGAGACGTAA
- a CDS encoding LPXTG cell wall anchor domain-containing protein, translating into MRRKLLYPLIVGIVSIIFQASPLFASASQNDPTDVGITFTGTQQSSTTVATSESKMPSDVSGSGKKNFPNTGEKKSQFFGLLGVLLIFLGLFLFKRLRRKI; encoded by the coding sequence ATGAGACGTAAACTTTTATATCCATTGATTGTAGGGATCGTTAGCATCATTTTTCAAGCGAGTCCTCTTTTTGCCTCGGCTTCTCAAAACGATCCTACTGACGTAGGTATCACATTCACGGGTACTCAACAAAGTTCCACTACTGTTGCTACTTCTGAAAGTAAAATGCCGTCAGATGTTTCTGGGAGCGGAAAAAAGAATTTTCCTAACACTGGAGAGAAGAAAAGCCAATTTTTTGGTTTACTTGGTGTACTGCTCATTTTTCTAGGATTGTTTTTATTCAAAAGGTTAAGACGGAAAATCTGA